The sequence below is a genomic window from Gossypium hirsutum isolate 1008001.06 chromosome A11, Gossypium_hirsutum_v2.1, whole genome shotgun sequence.
TAAAGTCAGATCGTTGAATCAACATCCAAAGCTGATCCCGAACTCATTGTGGTGATGAACATTTCTTTTGGTAATGACATGTAATTAAGATGTTATGTATgtcattttacaaaataattgtaAACAATGTTAATGATGACATTGGTTActttatgcataaatatatgtatgttatattgTGATTAAGGAATAATATGTTTAAGTTGTTATTTAAGTGAATATTAAATAAGGGAcgatttgattaaattatgatgtgaatgttaaataattatttaatgtttGTATTTGTATCGAAATggctggtaatgctccgtaacctggTTCCAGCGAAGGATACGGGTTGAGGATGTTACATGAATGGTAAGGAATGATACAAACCTATTTGAATGATTTATCATGCTCGTATAATCTTGTTATGAAAAGGTACCATTAAGACATATTGGTTAGAAGACTAggaaatatttatatatgatatgttttgagatgAATTGAAAATAATATCATGGATAAACAAGACTTATTATTTAAATGTTGATTGCTTAGGTCATTAAGCTTGTAAAAAAAGAAAGACCTATGTCTTATGAATGAATGGCCTTAAGAATGGTTAGTTGCATGTTTGATATAGTTTTTGTATAGGTTGTGTTGCCATTTATGTAGCATATGAATCATAGGCTTGCTAGATATATGATGAACACTTAAAATGGCAAATATTTGTCCCACACGACTTAGCATATGGGTGTATGCCTCACACGGGttagccacacacccatgtagaTACTATAGGTTTAGTAATATTTGAATCACATGATCAAAATTAGTTACATGGCCTAAACACACAGTTGTGTGACATATGCACACACAGGCACAACCTTTCACACCACAATGTGACCCCTATTGTACACTTTTGCCCATTCTTTTTTGAAatgtttcaaattagtcattgATTATTTCCAGGTTGATTTTAGAGTTTACGTCAGCTTGATTGGGACCTAAATTAGTTTGTTAATCATGTTTTGCATAAAttatgaaatgagaaattaatTTTGAAGCCAGAATTGCATGTGATGATATATGTTTTGTGATGCCCCAAACCCAGCCGAAAGGACTGACCCGAATCCAGAACATCAGATTGCCACTTATGTGATTCTTCTTACTGGTCATCCAAACACACAAGAAACCAACCATCACACCATGTTTAATCAAGTATTTCTAGTCATGCAAGGCTAAATCATGCTTCGATTAACACAAATTAACAATTTAAGAACATgggtaaaattgtcattttgCATGTCATTGGTGAAAAacacataaatcataaaattaatccAACAAGTGTcttgagaattttattttaaaccatttgtgaaaattttagcttataacgacatttaaaactcaatttcaaaaccaaattttaaagactaaaacgtaaattttacaaaatatccagataaaccattttaataaattgaAGTTAACATATTGAAATTTAAGGTTTAAATCCATGTCATGTAAATTTTCAAAGCATTTTGTGGTGTTTAAGGCCTCTAATTTTATTGTGTAAaaattaggactaatttgcaacaattttaaaatattcccAGAACACTTTAAAAACCTTATCACAACCACGTGCTTTTCACTTCGTGACATCGAGCCGTTGTCGTGACATCCTATAGGGCTTGTCGTGACATCGACTGGAAGAATTGTAGAAAAATTTCAACACTTACATATAACACTTTGATCCTCAAATGTACATACCAATTCGTGGTTTCATGCCATTTTTCCTATTCTAACATATCATATAGCATACTTAAATCATATTAATCATGCTCAAACACATAAGGTCATACATTAACATATTTTGGCATCCAAATCAATCACCTAAGCTAACATGCTTTTCTAAAGTCTCAAACCAATTTACTCAACTTAACAAATTTGCATATAAGGCAAGTTAAAGTTCAATAAAGGTACATTCCTTGCTATTTGGCCATTTTGCATCTATCCAAGCTCTCAACATATCATTTAATCCATGTTAACCACAAATCAACAAATCACATGCATGTTATTCAACAATTTAACTAAACATTCATCTAACATACTTCATGTAATCATCCAAGCAATTAAAACATCCACAAAACAGTTATAAAAGTCCTTAAACAATCCATggaaagtccatttacaaaccaaaccaaaataaatataaagtctAATTCTTCAATATAAACCCACATTGTTATCCCTTATTAACCAAGATCATTTCATATGTTTAACCAAGATGCCTTTACCTTTGGATCTCAAGCTTGCCCACTTCACCATTCCATACAAGCAATTTCTCTGCAAAAATAGACACAAAAGAATGTGAACTTAACCAAGCTCAGTGAGTCCTCCAAATACTATAATAAATCACAAACTCAAGAGTTAAAGCAAGCATGCTAAATGTACTTATCACATAGCATCATGAAACATCATATCATATTGATACATTGGCAACTTGTGAAGATGAAAATGCATAACAATGGATCTCATTAGATACTCGAATCTTTATCACACCATGACTCCAAAGAGTCTACATGTCCTAAgtaagtgtagcataaagctaacactctccaacacaccaatatgTCCCATGAATGGAGCAATGGTTTTCCTTATCCCTTCACATGTCCCAATAACAAAACATATAAATGAGTactcaaatcctatggcatgcccaCTATATCCAATGTTTTCAAAGGTTCACAAGGCTAATATatccattttacacatttatTTTCTAGTTTATACACACTACACATATCATGCTTTACCTTGGCCAAACACTTGCACATGTTCACATATTGCATTGCAAGTGCTAAAACTTTGGTCATTAAGCCAAATTTACTTTTATACCAGAGATGTGTGTGTAATACCAGCTATCCACGAGACATATTAATTCATATATCCAACATAAATATGCACATCACACACTTTAGCATATTATAACATAAGTGAGCTTGTTCATAGAATAGCAAAGGTTAAGTAAGAACACTTACTTCAAGGACTTATATTAGATGATTTAGTCATCTAATCCCCTTTTAACTCATTGTTTTGTGCATTAACTATAGCACACAAGATCACTTACCTTAGCAACTAGCCTTTATAATAAGCTAAAGTGAGCTTTTGTTTGACTTTGTCCTAGTTTGTTGAGGCTCCCAAATGAGTTGGCACTTTACATACACATCAAACACAATACAAAGGCATTACAAACCATACCAACAAgattaaataactttaaaatcatAGATCAAAGCCTCTAAATCTCTATATAAAAAACTTAGCTAGTTTTGCcgaaaatacaatttcaccactCAAACCTTATTTCTAAACCTTAATTTTGATCTTAATCTTCCTAAATATCatctaatttcaaatttaaacctTAAATTTAGTCAAATTTCGCGAATCTCATTTTTCTGGAAAAATTACGTTAAAGGAGCTTTAAAGTGAATAGATcattcaaatatttcaaaattacttaaatatttgttaaattagaattgaaaaccTTCTAATAAgatcaaaataaattgaaaagagattttaAATAGTACTTTAACTCAATAAAATGAGATCTATCATTTTCAAGCTcgaaatcaacttaaaatcaaaAGATATGTTGAAATCATGAATTAATTGactaaaactcaatttaaaaagcTAACACACCTAATTTAATCATGAAAAGTCAGAATGTTACTTCAACTTTGCAAAATTGACAAGCTATGAAGCTAATTCGAGTTTGAACATGTAAAGAACTTTTAGAGAAATTGAGGATGAAATCATAAGTATTCTTTGAGATTGAAAGGAGATTATATGTTTGGaaagcttagaaataaaaaggatgaactaatttcgagagaaaaaaagaattggtgtttggaaaatttttttgaagagaTGAAGAATGGGAGGGAAGAACATGGGTGGTTTTAAATAGCCTACCTGATTTTAAAAATTGGCATTTGCCCTTTTGACCACCTacaattttcttcctttttcagATTAGTCCTTGGTTTTCAATTAAaaccaatttcaaaattattttcaaatcaagtctcgtttttagaattcgttttaaccaaattaattcccaaatatttaattttaatttcttaacctaaattttttaattctaattattttaatattttatttaactatCCCTAGTTTTTTAATTATCTAACCTAATTATGGTTTCTGATTTACTAATTCCTGATTTACTAACCCAATTCTACTAACCCGTAACTCGAGTTCAATGATCGGACCagatatagggtgttacaaatattgTACCAATTaagctttttattttatgttagttTAAGCATTAAATGCTAGTTTAAAACACGCGAAAACTTACAAATATATATCTATCTATTGCATAAATCACTTAGAtttgatatgttttaaaaaataataattttttttaattttttttagtagtACTTTTTTAAACATGATAGATTTATGTTAATTATGCTACATTACTTATAATGTGATCTGTGTCATTTAACTATGCTCCATGTTAAATATGAACTCTATTTAATGCTTAAATTGGTGAGTAGGTTGATAGAAGTATATGACTAATATAATATTGGTATTTTGAGAATTTAATGAGAACCAAGGTAATCAATTTCATTCCGGTATCATCTGTATTGGTCGGAATGCTCTGTTGTggtaataaactaaaaaaaaaaattagatttcatTCCAATGCAACTTTCTATCAGTATCAATCATACCAATTGGTTTTGTCCTTAACGGTTGGAATATGATGTACCAATCGAAATATGGTGTACTAATTgatacaaaaattgaaatttaaaatttttattatttatttttgatttgtcAAATGATTATATAATACATGCATAGTATGAGATAGTCTTTCTAGTTAAGCTGTGGAATagttttttaacttatttattttgagtttatttaATGATTGAttgtatttttgaattttattggagagtattttatatttaagatttatttaatattatatttgatatttataaatatatataaaataatttttaaaaataataataaatttgaaaaaatacaTATACTAATATATTCCGGTATGAGTAGAAAAAGAGTATCTCCACCGGTACAGTTCTAACTACTTTAATCAGAACATTGTAAAGCTTAGGACCAATATAGAATTTTGTTGATAGTATGGGAACATTTTGTTAGATAACCCAAAGGGAAATACTAGTGGCAAACTCTTTCTGAAACAACTTCGTTTTCACCCTCAAGCCCAAGTTCAAACTAGAAAACCCAgaagaaaatataattatttaaagttTAGGTCCGAGGATAGGCCCTATAGTTTCCCTTCTCTTTCTTTCAATTTCCTCGGCAAACAAACAAAAACTCCAGCTGCTTAAGCTCATGTAAGTTAAGAGTCTTAGAGGCTCAAAAAATAAAGCTACTTCAACATTTGTTAATCAATCCTTCCCAATAAAAAAAAATGCTCCTTCGAAATCGTCTCTTGTCTCTCAGTCTCACGTTGTTTCTGTCTCCTCCTTCTCCACTTCCCAAATCAGCatctttccttttctctttcaACAAAACCATCGCTCACTCAACCCATAAGCGCCCCGAATCGAAACCCGACGTGTCAGCTTCAAGGGCCGCCAAGCAACCGATGTCCGAACGGGCGCGGTTTGCGAAGACGGTGTTGTTCGTGCCACCCGGGGTCGACCCGGAAGACGTAACGGATGAAATGATATTGCCGGGTTCCAACATCGTAGTCGGACCTTATGCGGGTCATTCTCAGATTAAGGAAGTGGAGTTTGTGAAGAGTAGCGGTCGGGCTAAGGATTGCCCCAAAGATGACCGACCCGAGTTTGCAATCTTGGGTCGGTCTAATGTGGGCAAATCTTCCCTTATTAATGCTTTGGTTCGGAAAAAAGAAGTTGCTCTTACTTCAAAGAAACCAGGTCggtatatttttcaatttttttctccttAAAGTTTAAAATTCTTCTTTCTTTTACATCCCCATTTctgagtttattttttatttttgttattatcgTTGTTGTGGGATTGTTGAATATGCAGGGAAGACACAGCTTATTAATCATTTCTTGGTGAATAAAAGTTGGTATATAGTGGATTTGCCTGGTTATGGGTACGTTTgatttcttcttttaattatcTGCTTCAACATTTGTCTCCTTCAATTCATGTTTAAGGATTTAAAATAGTTGGTAAGACagaaaaaggattgaatttcCAATTTATCATCCTAAAATTTTCAGAGTAGATTCTGGTGgatgaacatttttattattattaacaagcAATcacgtaaatattttattgtagttCTTTTATATTAGTTTCCTTTATACAACTTTTAAATTGGAGGATAAAACACACTTAAGCACGCTCAATGCCAAATGAACTAAGCTCAATCGGCAGTTCTATAGTACAAGTTAGATTACATTAATGTAAGCATGTATTAATATAGAGGGAGGGGGGGATGTTCTTATGCCCAGTTATTTACGTTTTCATGCTCTTTTATTATGGCTGCTTGTTGTTGGGTAACATTTTCATCTGCAAAAGAAAGAGGCATGGACTTGTATAGGCAAAAGGTAAATTAGCTGTACTGAATATATTTACAGTTTGGCTGTCTATCCAGGAATGAggattttatttctaattttcacATACATTAAATCAATAATCAGATTATAGTATGATTTATAAGTACTATTTGAGTAAGTCAGTATTAGGTTaccatataattttaatattctgGTAATCTTCTTCCAGCCAGCTGACAACCAGAACAACGAATTTGAACCCAGTAGCAAGATAACACTGCAAGTTATCAGCATGTTTTCTGTTCAAGTCCTTTCACTCTTCAGTATCACTTTAATAAATGCAGTTATGGTAGTATTGTAGTTTGGTACACACAATTTAGTTGAGGATTGCAGATAGTTGGCTTATGCAGTTCCCTGCACTTTAGGCataagtttttgaagtttttagtTGGGGCTTTGAGTTTACCCTATGAACTGGTGTCGTTGCACTTTCGAACATTCTGCATATCAAATATGCCAATCTAATGAATTGTTCCCTCCTCTGTTTAGTCCTCATTTTGCAATGTTGATGAGAACTAAATCAATCAGTTAATAGATGTAATAGTGAAATTGCTTTCTTGTTGGTTAGCCAACCTTGCACTTGAAGTTCCTTCATGCCATTGAAGTTTATGCTTAATCTGTACCACATCTTCACTCAGATAGGGTAAGAATATTTGAAAAGTCAATGCCTAATCTGGTTGATGGACGCCTCTGTTTACATGCCGGAATAAATTAGTATATCAGTTATGCTTTCAATAAGATTTTGGTGTGTGTAGGATGACTCCTTGACATAGAATATAATCCTTGAAAGGTTCATATATTTGCAGATTTGCTAGAGCCTCCAATGCTGCTCGAACAGATTGGTCTTCATTCACTAAAGGCTATTTTCTAAACAGAGACACTCTGGTTGCGGTGCTACTTCTTATTGATGCAAGTGTCCCACCTCAAAGGATTGATCTGGACTGCGCTAACTGGCTCGGACGCAACAATGTTAGCTTTATCCTTATGACAATCTCAATTTCTCTTGTTTATTGTCTCCTGGCTTTTAGATTTAGCTATTTCTTACTCATTACTTCATTTTCCTTTTCCTAATTTCAGATACCAATGACTTTTGTGTTCACAAAGTGTGACAAATTGAAGGCAAGCAAAGGAAAAAGGCCTGATGAGAACATCAGGGACTTCCAAGAACTGATTAGAGAAAACTATAAGCAACATCCGGCATGGATCATGACCAGCAGTGTCACTGGTCTTGGCAGAGATGAGCTTCTCCTACATTTGTCACAATTAAGGAACTATTGGGATCAATAGTAGTAGTGGATTTGTTAGTAAATTaaatgtgcaagtgtatacaAAGCATAGACAACTGATGCAAGTAACTGCATACAGATTTTTGTTTGGAATCATTTGGATTTTCAAAAGGCGTCCTGTTCAAATAGGCTTTGTATTTTGACTCTGTGCCATAGCATGTAATTACATAATCAAAGTTCTGTTTTACCTTTCACTCTTTCTTCCTCCAAAACGTCTATTTTATACTTATATTTAGGTTTGCAAATTTTTCTGAATGTTATGtaattatatttgtttaattaagtatTTTCCAACTGATCCAAACTACTCTTCATTGTCTATTATATTTGTTTAacttgatattttatttcttatatttcatatttcaaggataaaaaatgaatatttatagatgatggtcaaatttcaattttgactcCTATATCATGCTAAAACTTGAGAtttgatatatatgattttttttttatataattttgttcCTTTCTTTGTAATATCATTAGCTAGCCTAAATAGTTAACTTTactaattatttaatcaaaatgttGACATCAATTTTGATTAAGAGCACTACaataaaaaacttattttatAATGACTAGTTCGaatgatttttttaagaaaaaaaatcctaGTAAGTAAattcaacattatttttattgttacatgactatccaataatttttttttttaaattttaaaatatcactcAAGTAAATTGAATAGAAGAATTTAATCAGTGAAAACAActagacttaaaattttaaattcaaaaagtagagggattaaattcctgaaaataaaagtaaagactaaatttcaaatgtacaaaTGTATAGaaatttagagcatattttaattttcaaatttttactcCACAATTTGACTAAACAAATAATCAACTGAATGGAAAGTATGAGAACCGAATACATATTTTACTGAAGATAAGCACCATAGAAGTGTTTGGCACAACATTTGGCAcctatcatttttatttatttatgggtaaactataaaaatagtcacttttgtttgcctcatattacatttttgtcacttatgtttgaaatattacattttagtcacttacgttattgttctgttacgaagtggtcactctatcattaagctccgttacctccctaacgacaaTCTTATGTAGCAATTTagatgggttttaaatgccaacttgtaTGTCCAACTGGGACgagaataggtttttaattaaataaatttaattaattgaaaattttaaattaattacacttTGAACTGGAAAAGAAAAATCGTTCATCTCCtctttcttttagttttcttttccattttgacTAAAAAACTATTCTCATTCCagttggacatccaagttggcatttaaaactcatttagaTTGCCACATAGGATTGCCATTAGGGAGGTAACGAAGCTTAACGACAGAGTGATTACTTCATAACAAAACGATAAAAGTGACAAAAACGTAAcgtttcaaatataagtgactaaaatgcaatctgaggcaaacaaaaatgactatttttatagtttagtctttatttattttgttgggTGAGGACATTGGGGAGAGAAGAGAGGGATTCCGGCCTTGCGAGGAcaaaaaatagaagagaaaagaGAATTGTAAGAAAATTAATGTCAAATGGTTTTggtctttttattatatttagatttgagatttttgcttataatttaatttggcataatttttttctttatttttataattttaaattatggttttagtctttttattatgCTCGGATTTGAGATTGTcactataatttaatttgaaataaatttaatctatttttataatataattagttaGTTCGAATAATTAATATggttaataatttcaattaaaatggtgaagtgatttttttattaaatatactcATTCCAACAAAAATAATACGTATGTTAGTATGATTAGTTAGAAGGTGATTAAGCAATGATTTTGTTACTCCTAAGTTATAACACATTTAATAATTTCAGTTAAAATGTTGAAGTGAATTTTTCTTTAAACATActcattccaaaaaaaaaaaagagtttatgTTAATAAGATTAGTTAGAAGGTGATTAAGTCATGATTTAATTAGAAGgggtgatttttttaaaaaaaatacacgaCATTATTTTAACCGGCATAGTTAAATGTGGTAGCTATTTGGAATAATTAATGGCATTATAAATAAAAGGAATAAgttatgtcaaaattaaagtatagagacttaATCCTAAATTTGGGCATAATAAAGAGACTAACAAACAAATAATTAtagtttcttttaaataaaaattataaaaaaaaaaaagcccgGCGTAGCGGGAGTCACAGTTAATAAAATGCGCTTACATTCAATTACTTTTTTAATGATAAACTGCATACATTCAAATATTGTTCAATATTTACAAGTAAATCAAAATTGAGTTGCAGGGCTTTATGAatactaaatatatttaaatcatcataCAAAACTCATAAAAAAACTGAATATAATTATATAAGCTACTTCATGCAATCGGCCCTTTTCCAAAAGGGATGTGTTTAGAGATTGGGAAGATTATGAGGAAATTTTTATGGGGTGCTTCAGGTATGGATCAAAAGATATCTTTGGTTGGTTGAGATAAATGTTGTATGCTGATTGAAAGAAGAGGACTTGGGTTTAGACATATTCAATGGGGATGaactttattaataatattgacgCATTCTGGGTGAAAGTGATGCGATCAAAGTACAATGTCGAATAAAATCTAGTGGGCATTGTAGTTATGTCTAGAGATCAATGTGGAGTACCTGTTAGAATTTACGAGAAAATACGACTTAGAAAATAGGTAATGGTAGGGATCAAATTTTGGACGGATACTTGGTTCAAAGACTTGGGAcctttaatttattattgtacACAACTAAGTCCAACGTTCCTGGAGGCTTCTGTATACGGGATGGTGACATTTAAATGGAGAGTGGAATTGGCCTTTATTTATTGGTGAATTGTCGCATGAGATTATTCATTTGCTAGTTGAATCGCGACCACAGCTGGAAACCGGAGGATGAGATATTTGCGTGTGGAAGGCTATTGCATCGGGTAATTACACAATAACTAGGGGGTATAAATCCCTCAAGCAGGACTCTAggaatgaaatgaatgcaaaatggAAACTGATTTGGAGAATTCGGGTTCCGTAAAGGATAAGGCAATTCCTTTGGTTATGCATGCATGGCCATTTGCTTACCAATGAAGAAAGATGCAAAAGGGACTTAAAGGATGATGGGTCGAGTTATATCTATGGCCATAAAATTGGAGAATATTGGCCATGTCCTAACAACATTCCCAATGGTTCAAGTTGTATGGAAAAGGTTAGTTCCAATGCATCTTCATAAAGATTTCTTTACAATGAATTTTGATAAATAGTTACTTTCATGTCCCACCTCAAAATTGACATATCTGAGATAAAGTAGAATAGATGTGAAAGTTACCTTTTTTGGCGCACTATTGTACTATAGTCCGCCACTTcttaaaattttgacaaattaaatCCTGACGTATAATGTATCTGCCCACATAGAATTTGAGTGATGGGTCacaaaactaattaataattcaactaaggcaagcgcatctatcgattaatagtatagctatggtgagtccggaatatcgtatccacgaggactaaaagtactagtaataactatctttctattatttagcctataattaaagggatttgttttaatctaaaattaaactaattaactatgaACGCGATAGGGATTGAATTGGGAAAATACTTAAGaaaaccaatgagagagacaatacccaagaaagaatctacctagacttcacttattattctaacTTTGAATCAAACGATTCATTcatcgtagaaatccctaaattatgtcaatatctctttcgagactaagaacaactgactctaagttgattaattgaaatctctttctaattaaaatccctattggcgcattaactcgatctacggATTCCCTttttagatttgactctaatccgacagatttatgtcatcctatttttaggattgcttgcaactccgcttaattatgctagatctactcttaaacagggacttttgctccactgaataagcacatcaaacttggatgaatatcttgaaaatattaaggcgaggattaagaacacataattaagaacaagaacaagtatttattgtgtaattcagataattaaataataaggtccatcgtaggtttcatcctccctaggtatttagggagtttagttcataatgtaataggaaaacatctcaaaataggaaaacaacaaaacataaagaaacccaaaaacttcgagagaaattgaatggagatcttcagtcttgaaggagatcctatTTCTGAGCTGAATTCGCTGGCATTCTTCGAGTAATTTTTGTGTTCTACTTTGCGTGCCCCATTTAGGTCTACTTCtagtgtgtttatatagactttagaatgcttagaaaccctaaaaattggcttttttcgtGCATTTGAGAAATAGGGAACGATATTAACACGGGctatcacatgggcatgtggttagcccgtgtggctcacacgggcgtgtgctcagcccgtgtggaaatggtcttggccgtgtggatctttAA
It includes:
- the LOC107899103 gene encoding GTP-binding protein At2g22870, which encodes MLLRNRLLSLSLTLFLSPPSPLPKSASFLFSFNKTIAHSTHKRPESKPDVSASRAAKQPMSERARFAKTVLFVPPGVDPEDVTDEMILPGSNIVVGPYAGHSQIKEVEFVKSSGRAKDCPKDDRPEFAILGRSNVGKSSLINALVRKKEVALTSKKPGKTQLINHFLVNKSWYIVDLPGYGFARASNAARTDWSSFTKGYFLNRDTLVAVLLLIDASVPPQRIDLDCANWLGRNNIPMTFVFTKCDKLKASKGKRPDENIRDFQELIRENYKQHPAWIMTSSVTGLGRDELLLHLSQLRNYWDQ